Part of the bacterium genome is shown below.
CGAAGGCGCTGACCCACAGGCGGAAGTCAAACCACCTCTCCCCCCCCTCGTTGCGGAAGGCACCCGACAGGCAGAGCGTGCCGCGCACCGGGCCGGCGGCGGCGATAGCGGTGTGCTCCGCTTGCGCACGCCAGGTGACACCGTGCTCGTCCTCGACGAGCAGATCGGTCGCGAGGCCGTCGCCCACGGTGAGGAGGCTGTCGCCGCCGGTGCTGACCGCGGCGGCGTCACCGACGCGCAGCATGCCCTCGGCGGCGGCAACGGACGCGTCCGGCGCTGCGGCTGGGGCACCATCCCAACGGAGGGTGTAGTCCACCGCACCTCCGGGCGGAGGGGCGGCGATGAAGTCGAGCAGCACCCACTTGGCCGAGCCGTCGGGCCAGGTGGCGAGCACCTCGGTCTGCAGCGGCAATGGGGCACCGGCGGCGTCGGTCAGCGCGAAGACCGCACCGGCCGGTGCGGCGCCCTCAGCCAGGGGCACACCGCCGCGCACGGGGCGGAGGTCGGCCAGAGAAGGGCTACCATAGACACGAAGGGGCATGTGATCCACGATGAGGTCTCCCAACAACAGATGTCATCCAGCAGGGCGAGCGGGGCGCCGTAGAGAGGGACGCGGAGGGAGGAGTTGGGGGGCCGAGCGTGACGGGGGCTTCCGCCCCCGCCTAGCATGAGCCGCGCCTCCGGCGCTCAAGGCGCGGCTCGCCCCGCAGCGGCTTCCCTAATCCCGATTCCCGATTCCCGATTCCCGGCTCCCGACTCCCGCCTTACTTCACGTACCACGCGTTCGTCGTCGCGAACTCGGGCCACTGGCCATACAGCTCCGCCGTGACCCAGTCCCCCGCCTTCAGCGGCAGCGCGGCTTCCAGGCGTGCGACGTTGCTTTGCAGTGTAACGGTCTCCTGGCCGTTGACGACCAACACGAGGCGCTCGAGGGGCCTGTTGGCGAACACCTCGGCGCGGAACGGGATGGTCTCGCGGCCGTTGGTGGCGATCTGGCTGCCGGGCGGCTGGTCGTCGAGGGTCGCGACCAGGAGCGGGCCGTTGGTCACGAACCCCCGCCCGGCCTTGACGGCCGTCTGGACGGCCTCCGGGGTCTTCTCAGGCAGTTGCAGGTAGGTGCGGTAGAAGCCCGGATGCAGCCCCTTCCAGCCCCATGGCACGAGGGTCTTCTCGACATCCACCATCTTCATGAGTATCGCGGCGCGCCGGTCCATCTGCGCGACCTTCTCGGGGTGCTCCAGAAGGCTGCGGCCGAGGGCATTCAGGTTGTCGTGGTTATCCGAGTCGCCCACGGCGGCGACATGCAGCCCCTGCGATAGCAGCGTGTGCCAGGCCTTGCGGGCCTGCACCATGTCGAAGATGCCCCCGTACGGCGGGATGCTGCCGTTGAGGATCTCGTAGGCGTCGTAGTCGTGGATCTGGGGTGCCTGGTAGTTCATCGTCGGGGCGCACGGGTGGGCCACGATCGCGAAGCCGCCCTGGGCATGGATGGCCTGGAACACGTCCAGGAAGTCCTGGGCGGTGGTCATCACCTTCTGGATGAGCGCAGGGGTGTTGACGCCGACCACATGGCCGAACTGGGTGCTGAACTCCTGGCCGCGCAGCGGCAGGAAGGCGTCGTTGGCCGTCGCCAGCCAGGGCTCCTGCTGGGCCACCTGGTGGTGGTCGGTCAGCGCGGCGATCTGCAGGCCCTCGACCTGGCAGTGGAAGGCCACCTCGGCAGGGGTCTGCTTGCCATCGCTGACGGTGGAGTGCATGTGGAAGTCCGCCCCGTAGTAGCCGCGGGCAGGCATGTCCACCAGGCGGGTGAGGACCAGGTCGAGGCGCGCGCCGCCCCGGGCCTCGCGCTCGGCGATGGTCCACTCCGGACCGTGGGTTGTTACCACTCGCAGCGCGCCGTCGGGCACTTCGGACTTGAAGTTGCCCTGCGGGTCAGTGTACAACACCACCGAGGCCCGGGTGGCGGGGTTCAGGATCAGCAGGCGGGCCGGGATGGGCTCGCCGGTGGCAGCCTTGACCTGGCCGGACAGATCAGCCCCCCAGGCCACCGCGCCGCCAAGCAGGGCGGCGAGCAGTGCGCAGGGAACTACTCGGTAACGCACTCTACCCAAAGAAGATATCATGCCTCTGTTCATCCGTTTCCTACGCTTTGCCAAGAACTACCGGGGCAACCTGGGCGTGGCGCTGCTGCTGGTCTTCATCGGCACTGCCCTGACACTGCCCATGCCCAAGCTAACGGGTAACCTGATTGACGCCTCCGGACTCATGGAGAACGCCCGCGGCAGCGGCGCCAACGTCGAGTTGGCCCGCGCCAACGCCATGCACATCGCCGTCTACACCTGTGTGCTGATGCTGGCGCTGTCCGCCGCCGGGGCGATCGTGACCTACGCCCGTGGCATGATCCTGCTGTTTGTGGGCAATCGCATCGTCTACGACGTTCGTCGGCGCGTTTTCCGCCACCTGCAGCGGCTGTCGTTGCGCTACTTTGAGACCAACCCCCACGGCCGCATCATGGCGCGCGTGTTGTATGACGTGGAGGCTGTCCAGAGCATCCTGTCCGGCGGCATTGTCGAGATCGTCAGCAACGTCGTCACCGTCATCGTCATCATCGTGGTGCTGTTCAGCTCCAACTGGATGCTGGCGTTCTGCGCCATCGCCGTGCTGCCCCTGTATGTCCTGAACTTCCTGGTGTTCCGCAACAAGATCCGCCAGGCCGCGGCCGAGAGCCGCGAGCAGTACTCGGAGGTCTACTCGACGCTCTCGGAGTCCATCTCGGGCATCAAGATCATCATGTCCTTCGCCCGCGAGAGCGCCGAGGCGCGGCGCTTTGTGAACGAGTGTCGCCAGAGCATCCGCCTCAACCTGCGCACCGGGCGGTGGCAGACGCTGCTGGGCATCGGCGCGGGCCAGCTCACGACCGTGGCCAATGTCGCCATCCTGCTCATCGGCATGAGAGAGGTGCTGGTGACCGGCCGCATGAGCATGGGCGAGCTGATCGCCTTCCGCACCTACCTGATGATGCTGTACACGCCCATCATCGCCCTGGTCACGGTCAATGACACGATCAACACCGTGATGACCGCGGTGGAGCGCATCTTCGAGACTCTCGACACGGTGCCCGACCTGCAGGAGCGGCGCGATGCCGTCCGTCTGGGGCGGGTGGAGGGCCGCGTCGAGTTCGACAAGGTGGCCTTCAGCTACGAGCCGGGCGAGATGGTGCTCGACGACATCAACTTCGTGGCCGAGCCGGGCAGTTCCACGGCCCTGGTTGGCCCCAGCGGCTCGGGCAAGACGACTCTCGTGCATCTCATCCCACGCTTCTACGACCCGGTCGGCGGCCGCATCCTGCTCGATGGAACGGACCTGCGCGACGTGGCCATCGCCAGCCTGCGCGGCAACATCGGCATGGTCATGCAGGAGAACTTCCTGTTCATGGGGACGCTGCGCGAGAACATCAAGTACGGCCGGCCGGAGGCCAGCGACGAGGAGGTCGTCCAAGCCTCCATCGCCGCCAACTGCCATGACTTCATCATGGAGTTTCCGGACGGCTACGAGACGCTCGTGGGCGAGCGCGGCACCCGGCTGTCGGGCGGGCAGCGCCAGCGCATCAGCATCGCTCGCGCCCTGTTGCGCAACCCGCGCATCCTCATCCTCGACGAGGCTACCAGCGCCCTGGACTCCGAGTCCGAGGCGCTGATCCAGGAGGCCCTCGACCGCCTGATGAAGGGCCGCACGACCTTCACCATCGCCCACCGTCTCTCAACGGTCATGGAGGCCGACACGATCCTGGTGCTCGACCAGGGCAAGATCGTCGAGCGCGGCACGCACGCCGAGCTGGCCACGATGGAGGGCGGGCTGTACGCGCGTCTGTGCGAGGTGCAGTTCAAGAAGGCCGAGGAGAAGGTAGCCGAGCACCTGGCCAAGACTGAGGAAGACAAGGGGAAGGAAAAGGCGGCCAAGAGAGGCTAGCAGGGCCACCGCTGAAACGAGGCACAGGAGCATGGGCATCATCTTCGTGCTGGTCCCCGCCCTTCTTGTTCTCATCTACCTTGGCTGCTCAGTCTACTGCCTGTCCGGCGGGCGTGCCGGCACGCACGCCTCGGCCTGGGCCGTCGGCACCGCGGCGGGCGGTGTGCTCGGGGGGCTGATCTGTTTGATACTGCTGACCAGAGTCTGGAACCTGGCAGGCATGACGCCCGGAGCACCGCAGTGGTTTGCGTTGCTCTTCACTGTCTTTGGCGGCGCGTTGGGCGGGATCGGCGGCACTCTGGCGGTATCAGCCGTCAGGGGCCTGCGCGACGGACGCGTCAACAGGGCCGCGGAGGATGCAGAGATCGCTGAAGTGATGCACATCATTGAGGAGCACAAGAAGCCATGAGACTGACCCCCTATGTCGTGCTTCTGCTGACCACGGCTACCTCTCCCCTATTCGCCCAGCAGGAACTCCTCAAGAACACCTCTTTCGAGGAAGTCACCGACAAGGGCCTGCCGGCCGGCTGGTCGCAGTACGGCGGCGGCGTGCCGGAGAGTGTGCTCAAGGTTGAGGCGACGGCGCGGACCGGGAAGTCCGCGGTCCATCTCACTGACACCGGCCCCAATGTGCGCGATAACCGCTACGCCATCGGCGTGCAGCAGGATGTGCCCGTCACGCCCGGGCGGTTCTACCTGGCGTCGGTGTGGGCCAAGGCCATCGCGCGCAACAACGACCAGGCCGTCGTGCTGCAGATCACCTTCCTGGGCGGCGCCGAGGCCAGGAATGTCTCGAACTATGTCGCCCCCCCGATCGGCGGCGACTGGAAGCGCTACAGTCTCGGCGGCGTCGCCCCCGATGATGCCAAGACCGCGCGTGTCTACGTCTACACGATGCACTTCTGGACCAGCGATACGCTGATTGACGACGCTTCGCTCAAGGAGGCGGCGGCCACGCCGTCGGTCGCGACGGCGATCTTCCAGTTTGGCCAGGAGCCGTTGGCCGGGCCGCGCAAGCTGAAGCTGCAGACGCCATTGGCTCGGGGCGGAGAACCCGCCGCGATCATCGCCTGCCCCTCCGACCCGCAGTGGCGGCAAGTGGCGATGGATCTGCAGACCGCGATCCAGCGCAAGACCGGCGCGACGCTGCCGATCCACCTGGTCAGCGTGACGACCGGGGGCGGGCTGGAAGCCCGCACTACGGGCGCAGGGGAAGCCCGCGCTAAGGGCGGGGGGGAGGCGCAGGACAACCGGGCCAGGCTCAGCGAGTTGCTGAAGACCGACCAGACCATCCTGGCCCTCGGCAATCTGAACAACAACTTCGCCATCGAGCGGCTGTACTTCAACGGCTATACCCGCGCGGATTCGCTGTGGCCCGGCGCCGGGGCGTTCGCGCTGCGGACCGTGCACCAGCCGTTCAACTTCGGCGACATCAATGTCCTGACCATCGAGGCCAGCGACCTGGAGGGCGCGAAGGCCGGGGCGCTGGAACTGGCCAAACGGCTGCCCGATAGCCGCGACTGCGCCCTCGACCAGCCCCTCCTCTTCGCCTCCAGCGCCAAACCGATGAACGACGAGCAGCGCCAGAAGCTGCTCTCCGGCAAGCCCTCGGCCAGCCTGCTCATGGAGTTCCACCGCGCCTGCGCCGCCTATCGCGATAGCGGCGACGAAGGCTGGGCGTTGCAAGCCAAGCGGCTCATGGGGCTGTGCCGCGAGCGGCTCGTGACGGACCCGCAGTACAAGCTCGACTGGCCCGAGGAGACCAGCTCCAACGACATCGGGAAGATGTGGGACGTGATCGAGGAGGCGCCGGTGTGGAGTGACACCGAGCGCGCCGAAGCCGAGAACGTCATCTTCGCCACGATGCTCGGGATGCGGCGCAATGTCTACAACTGGGGCACCTTCGCGAGCAATGACACCATCGTCTGGAACCACCAGACCTTCCCGCTGCTGGGCGTCTACTGGATGGCCCGCTGGTTCGAGCGCTGGTACCCGGACCGGGACGTCGCCGGCGACTACCTGGCGCAGGTGCACGGAGCCTTCCGTGGGCAGCTCAAGAGCTGGAAGCCCCAGTGCGATGCCGACGGCTACCTGACGATCACCCCGCGGCATACCATCGAGTACACCCTCTCGCGTAACGACTACCGCTTCTTTGAGAGCGGCAATGTGCGTCAGTTCGCCGAGTACCTCACCGGCGTGTGCGACAATCAGGGCAACATTCCCGGCTTCGGCGACTCCGGCTATGGGAAGGGGCCGGGCTATGAGCTGAACGGTCTGCCGCTGGCGTTCTGGTACACCCGGGACCCGCGCTACCTGTGGCGTCTCCAGCAGATCTACGGCGGCAAGTGGCAGAACCCCTACCATACCGACATCACGCCGCAGCCGTGGCCCGAGATCGTCGGTGTCAACGTCTACCGCATGCCCACGGAGTACTACAAGTGGGCCACGACCTCGTCCTCGTATGGCGAGGGCACGGAGAAGACCGAGGTCACCTACGAGCAGTCCTTCGACAAGATCAGCTTCCGCGAGGACATCAGCCGGGATGGGCAGTTCCTGCTGCTGGACGGCTTTGCCCGCGGCAAGCACCTGCAGTACGACGGCAACTCCATCATCCGCTACCACGCCGATGGCGAGGACTGGCTGATTGACGGCGACTACCTGGTCCGCAACACCACCGACCACAACATGATCAGCATCGTGCGCGACGGGCGGTGCGCCGTGCTCGAGCCGGCCTTCACCAGCCTCGACGCCCACGCCGACCTCCCCGGCGTAGGCTTCACCCGCACGACAGTGCAGGGCTACAACGGCGCGGACTGGACCCGCAACATCCTGTGGCTCAAGGGCGAGGGCTTCGTCGTCGTGGATGAGCTGACCGCCCGGCAGCCCGGCAGCTACACCTTCGAGAACGTCTTCAAGATGCTGGACCTGGGCAAGCTGGAGTTCGACGGGCGCTGCGCGAAGGTCAGCCGCCCGACGGCCGGCGGCATGGGCAGCCGCGACCTGTCGTACACGCAGGCCGAGGGTGTGGGCAAGGTGGTGCGCTTCGGCAACCAGGGCTCGCGGCTGGAGTTTCCTGTGACGCTCCCGGCGGGTGAGTACGCCATCACGCTCTTCGGTCAGGGCACCGGCGGCGGCACCGACAGCTTCTGGCTGCAGGTGGACGAGGCCGAACCGGTGGCCTGCCACGTGCCCATCGAGAAGCTGGGGCCCTCCAGCGCCGCCTGGACCAAGGATGTGCCGACACCCAATGTGAAGATCGGCCAGAGTGGGACGCACATCGTCCGGATCACGCTGCGCGAGGGGCCGGGGACGATGCTGCAGAAGGTCACCATCGCCGACAAGGCGGGCAAGGAAGTCGCAACGATTGACGCGCTTAAGCCTCCGCCGCTACCGCAGGACCTTGTGAAGGCCGCGCCGGACGCCTGCTTCTACCTCAAGGGCGACGGCGTGGCCCAGGCGGCCATCACCGACCGCACCAACAACATCAACCTGCGGCTCAAGTACCTGCGGCACCTCTTCGGTGGGAAGCTGCAGGCCGGACAGACCGTGACCGACCAGGTGCTATTCTACAGCGACCGCAGCGACCAGCCGCGCAACCTGGACCTCCGGCGCGTAGATGATCATCGGGTGCTCATCCTGCGCGGCGGGAAGCCGTGGGGATTGCTCGACACCGGGGTGAAGGGCGCGGTCGCGACACTCCAGACGCTCGACAATTGGGTCGCCTTCTCGATGTGCGGGCTGACACCCGGAGGCAAGCCCATCGCTGACCACCCGTACTCGCTGCTCATTGACTACAAGACGGCTGATGCCCACATCCATGCGATGGAGCCTACGGTCCTCGATGAGGACTTCTCGGTCCCGGCGGGCCGAAGCATCGTCTGGAAGATCGGGCAGAGGATCAACACGACACAGATGCGCCGCGAGGCAGTCGCCGCGCTCGACGCGGCTGCCACGCAGGCTGTCGCCCCGAAGCCCGCAGGGGCTGAGAGGCTCACCGTCCCGGCCATGAAGCAGGTGTGGGCCTCCCCGCCGGTCATGGAAGACGAGAAGGACGTCGCCGTCGTCAACCGCCTCGTGGGTGCGTACCTCCACGATGCCTGCATGCACACGCTGCTCGTCGGGCGGGGCAGCAAGTGCGTGGCCCTCGACTTCTCCGGCAAGCAGCTCTGGGCGGTCGAGACGGGCGGGCGGGTCAATGACATGTGCGTGGCCGACCTCAACGCCGACCAGAAGCCCGAGGTGCTGGTCGCCTCGGACGATGAGTTCCTGTACATCGCCGACGCCGATGGCAAGGTGCTGTCCAAGACGCACTGCGACGCGGCACTGCGCATCGGCACCAGCAGCGTGCGCGACCCGCGCGTGGCTCATGTCTGCGTGGGTGACGTGGACGCCGACGGCAAGCTCGACATCATCGTCGGCACCCGCAATGGCAACATCGTGCGGTACGACCTGCAGATGAACAAGGTCTGGAGCTTCAACCAGATCGAACACGGCACGTTCCGCATGCGGCTCATAGACCTGGACAAGGACGGCAAGCTCGAGGTCGTTGCCGGCAATCGCTACGGCGCGGTCGAGGTCGTGGACTGCAAGGGCCGGGCCATGGCGGGGGCGTACTCTGAGTTGGGCGACGTGGTGTTCGATGTCGCGGACCTGAACAGTGACAGCCAGCCGGACATCGTCAACGGCTCCTCCACCGGGGCCTTCACCTGTACCCCGTGGCGTGGGCGTGTGGCCTGGAACTTCGACAACTTTGGCTACGGCGCGCGCGAGGTCAAGTGCGCGGACGTGGATGGCGACGGCAAGATCGAGACGGCCCTCGCCTCCGAGACGGGCTATGTCTATCTGCTCAACGCGGATGGCAGCGTCAAGGCGATGCGCCAGCTCAGCGCGCCGGTGCTGTCGCTGGCGGTCGCCGGCAAGACGGTTGTGGCCGGCTGCCGCGACGGCATCGTGTACGAGCTGGATGCGCAGCTTCAGCCGGTCAAGGCGGCAGAGCTGGGAGGGCCCGTGACGCAGATGGCGCTGCTGGACATGGGTGGCACGCCGCTGGTGGTCGTCGGGGCCGGGGAGGCAGTGGTGGCGCTGCAGTGGTAGGGGCGCAGTTGCTGTAGGGGCATGGTTGCTGCGGGAGGGGTCACCGACCCCGATCGGTCGCGGTCGGTGACCGCTCCCACGACTGACTGCTCGCACAACTGACCGCTGCCATATGAAGGCGCGATCAATCGCGCTGCTACGGAGCGCCTATGAGCGATCAGCCGGTACAGGGCGTCGTCAGCACCATCGCGGCCAAGTGCAAGCGATGCTACAACTGCGTGCGCAGTTGCCCCGCCAAGGCCATTCGCGTGCAGAGCGGCCAGGCGTGGGTCATGGCCGAACGCTGCATCGGGTGCGGCAACTGCCTCCGGGTCTGCGCCCAGAACGCCAAGCAGGTGCAGTCGGCGCTGGAGGAAGTGCAGGGCCTGCTGAGCCTGACTGCGCGTGGGCCGGGACATCCTGGACCGGCCGATGACGTTCCCGTCTCTCTGGCCGGTCCAGGATGTCCCGGCCCACGCGACGGACGGCGGCCTGTGGTCGCCATCCTGGCCCCCTCCTACCCCGGGGCTTTCGAGCATCTGGACGCCGGGCATGTCGTGGCCGGGGTGCGAGCGCTGGGCTTTGACAAGGTGATGGAGGTCGGCTTCGGGGCGGAGATGGTGGCCGCGGCCTATGTGCGGCTGCTCAAGTCGCGGCCGTGGGGCACGGTCATCAGCACCGCCTGCCCGGCTCTGGTCGGCTACATTGAGAAGTACATGCCGGAACTGGTGCCGATGCTGGCGCCGATCGTGTCGCCGATGGTGGCGCTGGGGCGGGCCGTCAAGGAGCAGCTGGCCCCCGGCGCCGCCGTCGTGTTCATCGGGCCCTGCATCGCCAAGAAGGTCGAGCGTCTCTCTCCCGCCGTCGCGGGCGCCGTAGATGCCGTGCTCAGCTTCACAGGGCTGCAGGAGCTCTGGCAGCAGCGCGGCCTCGATCCGGCGTCGCTGCCGCCCGCAACGGCCGATGATCCCCTCCCCTACATGGGCGCCGTCTTTCCCGTATCCGGGGGGCTGCTGAAGGCGGCGGCCATCGAGGCCGACGTGCTCGACGACTCGATCCTGGTCGTGGAGGGCCCCGACCGCTGCCTGGCCGCCCTGCGCGAACTGGGCGAGGGCAATGTGGCGCCGCGCCTGGTGGATGCGCTCTTTTGTGAGGGGTGCATCGCGGGCCCGGCGTATGCCGACAGCCTCTCGCTGCTGGCGCGCAAGGAGCGCGTGACGGCCCATGTGCGGACCTTGCAGCGACAGGCGCGCCAGCTCACGCGGTCGCTCAGGCAGGTGGCGGGAGTGAACGTAGGCCGTAGCTTTACTCCCCAGCCCCTGCAGGCGTCACAGCCCACCGAGACCGAGATCCGTGACATCCTTGCCAAGACCAGCAAGCTCACCCCGGCGGACGAACTGAACTGCGGCGCGTGCGGTTACCCCACGTGCCGCGACAAGGCCATCGCCGTCTACCAGGGCCTGGCCGAGCCGGAGATGTGCCTGCCGTACCTGATTGACCAGTTGCAGGTGAACCTCGACCAGATCACCCGCGGCCGCGAGGAGTTGGCGCGGACCCGCGAGTTGGCCTGGCGGGCGCAGCAACTGGCCTCCATGGGCGAGTTGGCGGCCGACATCGGCCAGCAGATCAGCAACCCGCTGGCGCGGCTGGTGCTGTTCGCGCAGTTGCTGCGCGACAACATGCCCGCCGATGATGTGCGGCGGGAGGACGTGGCCAACATCGTGGCCGAGGCGCTGCACTGCCGCGAGGTGCTGTCCAGTCTGCAGGGCTTCGCCCGGCAGCGCGAGCCGCAGTGGGAGGAGACGCAAGTGTCGGCCATCGTGGCGCGGGCGCTGGGCGAGCTGCAGACGAAGCTGCAGGCGGCCAGCGTCACCGTCGAGCAGCACCTGCCCGCCAACCTGCCGCCCCTCGTCGCCGACCCCGCGCAACTGGCCCAGGTGCTGGTGAACGTCCTGACCAACAGCCTGGAGGCCATGGACGGGGGCGGGACCATCACCATCACCGGGCGCCTGTCCGAGGATCGCCGCATGGTCGAGGTGGATGTCCACGACCCGGGACGCGGCATTCCCCCACACCTGCTCGAACGCGTCTTCCAGCCCTTCGT
Proteins encoded:
- a CDS encoding CehA/McbA family metallohydrolase; this translates as MRYRVVPCALLAALLGGAVAWGADLSGQVKAATGEPIPARLLILNPATRASVVLYTDPQGNFKSEVPDGALRVVTTHGPEWTIAEREARGGARLDLVLTRLVDMPARGYYGADFHMHSTVSDGKQTPAEVAFHCQVEGLQIAALTDHHQVAQQEPWLATANDAFLPLRGQEFSTQFGHVVGVNTPALIQKVMTTAQDFLDVFQAIHAQGGFAIVAHPCAPTMNYQAPQIHDYDAYEILNGSIPPYGGIFDMVQARKAWHTLLSQGLHVAAVGDSDNHDNLNALGRSLLEHPEKVAQMDRRAAILMKMVDVEKTLVPWGWKGLHPGFYRTYLQLPEKTPEAVQTAVKAGRGFVTNGPLLVATLDDQPPGSQIATNGRETIPFRAEVFANRPLERLVLVVNGQETVTLQSNVARLEAALPLKAGDWVTAELYGQWPEFATTNAWYVK
- a CDS encoding ABC transporter ATP-binding protein/permease; the encoded protein is MPLFIRFLRFAKNYRGNLGVALLLVFIGTALTLPMPKLTGNLIDASGLMENARGSGANVELARANAMHIAVYTCVLMLALSAAGAIVTYARGMILLFVGNRIVYDVRRRVFRHLQRLSLRYFETNPHGRIMARVLYDVEAVQSILSGGIVEIVSNVVTVIVIIVVLFSSNWMLAFCAIAVLPLYVLNFLVFRNKIRQAAAESREQYSEVYSTLSESISGIKIIMSFARESAEARRFVNECRQSIRLNLRTGRWQTLLGIGAGQLTTVANVAILLIGMREVLVTGRMSMGELIAFRTYLMMLYTPIIALVTVNDTINTVMTAVERIFETLDTVPDLQERRDAVRLGRVEGRVEFDKVAFSYEPGEMVLDDINFVAEPGSSTALVGPSGSGKTTLVHLIPRFYDPVGGRILLDGTDLRDVAIASLRGNIGMVMQENFLFMGTLRENIKYGRPEASDEEVVQASIAANCHDFIMEFPDGYETLVGERGTRLSGGQRQRISIARALLRNPRILILDEATSALDSESEALIQEALDRLMKGRTTFTIAHRLSTVMEADTILVLDQGKIVERGTHAELATMEGGLYARLCEVQFKKAEEKVAEHLAKTEEDKGKEKAAKRG
- a CDS encoding response regulator, whose translation is MSDQPVQGVVSTIAAKCKRCYNCVRSCPAKAIRVQSGQAWVMAERCIGCGNCLRVCAQNAKQVQSALEEVQGLLSLTARGPGHPGPADDVPVSLAGPGCPGPRDGRRPVVAILAPSYPGAFEHLDAGHVVAGVRALGFDKVMEVGFGAEMVAAAYVRLLKSRPWGTVISTACPALVGYIEKYMPELVPMLAPIVSPMVALGRAVKEQLAPGAAVVFIGPCIAKKVERLSPAVAGAVDAVLSFTGLQELWQQRGLDPASLPPATADDPLPYMGAVFPVSGGLLKAAAIEADVLDDSILVVEGPDRCLAALRELGEGNVAPRLVDALFCEGCIAGPAYADSLSLLARKERVTAHVRTLQRQARQLTRSLRQVAGVNVGRSFTPQPLQASQPTETEIRDILAKTSKLTPADELNCGACGYPTCRDKAIAVYQGLAEPEMCLPYLIDQLQVNLDQITRGREELARTRELAWRAQQLASMGELAADIGQQISNPLARLVLFAQLLRDNMPADDVRREDVANIVAEALHCREVLSSLQGFARQREPQWEETQVSAIVARALGELQTKLQAASVTVEQHLPANLPPLVADPAQLAQVLVNVLTNSLEAMDGGGTITITGRLSEDRRMVEVDVHDPGRGIPPHLLERVFQPFVTTKQDLRGAGLGLPVAHGIMQAHGGELLIDSAPGEGTTVTLRLRAEAAPRVGAGALKVMIVDDDPDFLEQHRLMLESAGFAVVAAERSDEALEVANREIPDAFVLDMMMERTDSGARLARALRRDPRFRKSPIIMLTSVVDDMGFDFHRNPETVLEWMKADAWFDKPAPMVEICDKIRSLLPDPGDPGEASSPTTE